One Mercurialis annua linkage group LG3, ddMerAnnu1.2, whole genome shotgun sequence DNA window includes the following coding sequences:
- the LOC126672386 gene encoding uncharacterized protein LOC126672386 has product MRKYQKDSYEDDEGGDDFSPLKREVLDVKFSSRFKLPTFEPFDGTGDPKSHISKFKTIMMLQDVSDPMLCRVFPSTLKGSAQKWYLGLKSNTIRTFAELATTFKGRFHTNIPLQKNSSDLRKCRQGESETLKNFVDRFNKEAVQIEHLNHDTSIEAMKMGKKFERLRDKILMKKPSTFQELMAIAHKYVELDEARRTLTKQYEEDKPERYRSRGGDDRTQRFGRGNKPFDFTPLNRAPVEIFSWMKNNRVMYNAPRKLHPDKERDKSKYCRFHEGYGHDTDRCWDLKREIEQLIQSGVLKKFVHTEGNAEKRKPEHVEKEEVNKRFKEPMGVINMIEGGEPYSKSQKKKIRKGVYSISTRASVEELPLVTFGPEDGRHVQEPHNDALVIKALIKNFRVMRILVDEGSAVNLLTLQVFKGIRGSVTDLRQVSVPLVGLGGKPIRPEGMVELEIILGEAEEGPLKTMTAVFNIVDIPLAYNAILGRPFLYQCGAVTSIRWLTLKIPDEKGIVTVKGSRLAARECNLITEEKGKSLNIEAFPEDPEEEEGHRNAPVGNMVEFQITQKKVVMIGTEIPEVVAVEIKSVLQKNGDTFAADASEVVGIDPAIASHN; this is encoded by the coding sequence ATGAGAAAATACCAAAAGGATAGCTACGAAGACGATGAAGGAGGGGACGATTTTTCACCACTGAAGAGGGAGGTATTAGACGTAAAATTCTCTTCTCGTTTCAAGTTACCAACGTTCGAACCCTTTGATGGAACGGGAGACCCAAAAAGCCACATCTCAAAATTCAAAACGATAATGATGCTTCAAGATGTTTCGGATCCGATGCTGTGCAGAGTATTCCCATCCACACTCAAGGGATCGGCGCAGAAGTGGTACCTCGGACTGAAGTCCAATACCATAAGAACGTTTGCGGAACTGGCGACGACATTCAAAGGGCGTTTCCACACAAACATCCCTCTGCAGAAGAACTCAAGTGATCTCCGGAAGTGCCGACAAGGAGAGAGCGAGACATTGAAGAACTTCGTGGACAGGTTCAATAAAGAAGCCGTCCAGATAGAACACCTAAACCATGATACATCCATAGAAGCTATGAAGATGGGAAAAAAGTTTGAACGACTGAGAGACAAGATCCTAATGAAAAAGCCTTCCACTTTCCAAGAGTTAATGGCAATAGCGCATAAGTATGTAGAACTGGATGAAGCAAGAAGAACGCTGACAAAACAATACGAGGAAGACAAACCGGAGAGATACCGCAGTAGAGGAGGAGATGACAGAACGCAGAGATTTGGAAGAGGAAATAAGCCGTTTGACTTTACGCCTTTGAACAGAGCACCAGTAGAGATATTCAGCTGGATGAAGAACAATAGAGTCATGTACAACGCACCCAGAAAGCTACACCCAGACAAAGAAAGAGATAAGAGCAAGTATTGTAGATTCCATGAAGGATATGGCCATGACACAGATAGATGCTGGGACTTGAAACGGGAGATAGAACAGCTGATCCAGTCAGGAGTATTGAAGAAGTTCGTACACACGGAAGGAAATGCAGAAAAAAGGAAACCCGAGCATGTGGAAAAAGAAGAGGTAAATAAAAGATTCAAAGAACCCATGGGTGTGATCAACATGATAGAAGGGGGGGAACCCTATTCAAAGtcacagaagaagaagattcgTAAGGGCGTATACTCGATAAGTACTAGAGCATCCGTAGAGGAGCTACCACTAGTTACCTTCGGACCAGAAGATGGGAGGCATGTACAGGAACCGCACAACGACGCGCTAGTAATCAAAGCATTGATTAAAAATTTCAGAGTAATGAGGATCCTGGTGGACGAAGGAAGCGCAGTTAATCTCCTCACCTTGCAAGTCTTTAAGGGGATAAGGGGATCGGTAACGGATCTCAGGCAGGTTTCCGTTCCTTTGGTAGGCTTAGGAGGAAAGCCTATTAGACCAGAAGGAATGGTAGAGCTGGAGATAATTTTGGGAGAAGCAGAAGAAGGGCCACTGAAGACCATGACAGCAGTTTTCAACATAGTGGATATTCCTTTGGCGTACAATGCCATTTTGGGAAGGCCTTTCCTGTACCAGTGTGGCGCGGTTACCAGCATCAGATGGCTGACACTTAAGATTCCTGACGAAAAAGGGATAGTAACCGTGAAAGGGAGCCGGCTAGCTGCACGAGAATGCAATTTGATAACTGAAGAAAAAGGCAAAAGTTTGAACATTGAGGCATTCCCTGAAGATCCAGAAGAGGAAGAAGGACATAGGAATGCCCCAGTGGGTAACATGGTAGAATTCCAGATCACCCAGAAGAAGGTAGTAATGATTGGAACAGAAATACCAGAGGTTGTGGCGGTAGAGATCAAGAGCGTATTACAGAAGAATGGAGACACCTTTGCCGCAGATGCCTCAGAAGTTGTGGGAATAGACCCAGCGATTGCATCCCATAACTGA
- the LOC126672387 gene encoding uncharacterized protein LOC126672387: MKKFEWNEECQKVFEELKIFLTSPPLLSWPKTGEVLYLYLSAGKETIASVLVREEEEEQLPIYYSSRTLKGAELNYPTIDKLALMVVVAAKKLRPYFQGHTVIIRTNQPLRKALQRPETSGRMVSWSIQLGEHDIRYEPRKTLKAQALADFVVEMTEKPDTEEPREAVTWNLYVDGASNDLGAGAGVILEGPMGITIKYVVHLKFKTTNNVAERFGGEWEIFPIAKEENAAADAISKAAAAKNQRFMEMKMKEERSTSSVDAEEEVLPIEEVDTWMQKLLAYLADSTLPEQTAEAAKVVRQSASYSVLEGVLYRASATHQWSRCLTKTEGLYVMQEIHEGICGAHEASAALVRKASLQGFYWLSMKKDAEDLVLKCDKCQKFGAVIRTPASEQHPIGSPWPFMTWGVDILGPFPPAPGQVKFIVVAVDHFTKWWR, translated from the exons ATGAAAAAATTCGAATGGAATGAGGAATGTCAGAAAGTGTTTGAGGAATTGAAGATCTTTTTGACCAGCCCGCCGTTACTCAGTTGGCCAAAGACAGGAGAAGTTCTGTACTTGTACCTATCAGCAGGTAAAGAAACGATCGCGTCGGTACTAgtaagagaagaagaagaagagcagTTGCCCATTTACTACTCCAGCAGAACGTTGAAAGGCGCAGAACTAAATTACCCGACAATTGACAAGTTGGCATTAATGGTGGTAGTAGCAGCGAAGAAGTTAAGGCCATATTTTCAAGGGCATACGGTCATTATACGCACTAATCAACCTCTGAGGAAGGCATTGCAGAGGCCGGAAACTTCGGGAAGGATGGTTAGCTGGTCCATCCAGTTGGGAGAGCATGATATAAGATATGAGCCAAGGAAAACATTGAAGGCGCAAGCACTTGCAGACTTTGTAGTAGAGATGACGGAGAAACCAGACACCGAAGAACCCAGAGAAGCAGTTACTTGGAATCTCTACGTAGACGGAGCGTCCAATGACCTCGGAGCCGGAGCAGGTGTTATCTTGGAAGGACCGATGGGAATAACAATCAAGTATGTAGTACACTTGAAATTTAAAACAACCAATAACGTGGCAG AGAGATTCGGAGGTGAATGGGAGATTTTCCCCATAGCCAAAGAAGAGAATGCAGCCGCAGATGCAATCTCCAAAGCAGCAGCTGCGAAGAACCAGCGTTTCATGGAGATGAAAATGAAAGAAGAACGCTCGACTTCTTCTGTAGACGCAGAGGAGGAAGTGTTACCTATCGAAGAAGTAGACACCTGGATGCAGAAACTATTGGCATACCTAGCAGACAGCACTCTCCCAGAGCAAACAGCTGAAGCAGCAAAAGTAGTTCGACAGTCGGCATCGTACTCAGTCTTAGAAGGAGTACTCTACAGGGCATCAGCTACGCACCAGTGGTCCCGATGCCTGACAAAGACAGAAGGCCTATATGTTATGCAGGAAATTCACGAGGGAATCTGCGGGGCTCATGAGGCATCAGCAGCCTTGGTTAGGAAAGCATCCTTACAAGGTTTCTACTGGTTATCCATGAAGAAAGATGCAGAAGACCTGGTACTTAAATGTGATAAGTGTCAGAAGTTCGGGGCAGTGATACGAACACCCGCATCTGAGCAACACCCCATCGGTAGTCCATGGCCATTCATGACTTGGGGCGTAGACATACTGGGACCTTTCCCCCCAGCGCCGGGACAAGTAAAGTTCATCGTGGTAGCCGTAGATCACTTTACCAAATGGTGGAGGTAG
- the LOC126672388 gene encoding uncharacterized protein LOC126672388: MGMGGNCHLYFTADFVNASSVTATINSIPMLSGSNFKTWKNKVTMVLGCMDLDLALREPCPTPLMDLNSSDELKKFKRWDLSNRISLMIMKNTILETFLDTMSEKIDAKKFLDTLEELLSKSDKADTSASLRKLVSMRYKDKRSIREYILEMFHLSEKLKTLKIEISEDFLVHLVLISLPPQFGQFEVSYNCEKDKWTFNELISQLVQEEERMKQYKTESAHFVSTSSNCGKKRKGKELRCLDHKKSKRDHPLDIKKRSASFVKTLLI; the protein is encoded by the coding sequence ATGGGTATGGGTGGAAATTGCCACCTCTACTTTACAGCTGATTTTGTTAATGCTTCTTCGGTTACTGCCACAATTAATAGCATTCCGATGCTTAGTGGtagtaattttaaaacttggAAAAATAAAGTGACTATGGTATTGGGATGCATGGATTTAGACCTTGCATTGAGAGAGCCATGTCCTACACCTCTTATGGATCTAAATTCTTCTGATGAACTAAAGAAATTTAAGAGGTGGGATCTCTCTAACCGCATAAGTCTAATGATTATGAAAAATACCATCCTGGAGACTTTTCTGGACACCATGTCTGAGAAAATTGATGCTAAAAAGTTTCTTGATACTCTTGAAGAGCTTTTGTCTAAAAGCGATAAGGCAGATACAAGTGCATCTTTAAGAAAGCTTGTATCTATGAGGTATAAGGATAAAAGAAGCATAAGAGAGTATATCTTggaaatgtttcatctttcagaaaaattaaagacactAAAAATCGAAATTTCGGAAGACTTTCTCGTTCATTTAGTGTTGATATCACTTCCTCCCCAATTTGGACAGTTTGAGGTGAGCTATAACTGTGAAAAGGATAAGTggacatttaatgagctcatttCTCAATTGGTGCAAGAGGAAGAGAGGATGAAACAATATAAGACTGAAAGTGCTCATTTTGTATCAACTTCCTCTAATTGTGGTAAaaagagaaaaggaaaagagtTGCGGTGTCTGGACCACAAAAAAAGCAAAAGGGACCATCCGTTGGACATCAAGAAAAGAAGTGCTTCTTTTGTAAAGACCCTTCTCATATGA